The following coding sequences are from one Clostridia bacterium window:
- a CDS encoding 4Fe-4S binding protein: MKRIYVNEKWCLGCHLCEYNCAFSNSGGRDMATTLMGASIRPNIRVEEGEGVCYAVSCRHCEDPLCVKGCIGGALSIENGVIEIDKSKCIHCYTCIVMCPYGAVMPSEDGAVQKCELCIKTKKGTPACVAGCPNGAIVFEER; the protein is encoded by the coding sequence GTGAAAAGGATATATGTTAATGAAAAATGGTGTTTGGGCTGTCATTTGTGCGAATACAACTGCGCGTTCTCAAATTCGGGCGGCAGGGATATGGCCACCACGCTTATGGGCGCAAGTATCCGGCCCAATATAAGAGTTGAAGAGGGAGAGGGCGTGTGCTACGCTGTTTCGTGCCGCCACTGCGAGGATCCGCTCTGCGTCAAGGGCTGCATAGGCGGGGCGCTCTCGATTGAGAACGGCGTTATCGAGATAGACAAGAGTAAATGCATACACTGCTACACCTGCATTGTCATGTGCCCCTACGGGGCGGTAATGCCGTCCGAGGACGGCGCCGTGCAGAAGTGCGAGCTGTGCATAAAGACGAAAAAAGGAACGCCCGCCTGCGTTGCAGGCTGTCCGAACGGCGCTATAGTATTTGAAGAGAGGTGA
- a CDS encoding glutamate synthase — MHFKTLNDTVREAAASEKIITIDNCMGQRYIAAGLSDASVTISGTPGNALGAYLNGSEIKVNGNVQDAVGDTMNDGRIVVYGSAGDALGYAMRGGRIYVKGSAGYRTGIHMKEYKEKVPVIVLGGSAGSFLGEYMAGGVIIVLGLDTSIPIVGNFTGTGMHGGKIFLRTEVMPKNLPEQVSLGCASQEDIAEISDILKEYADIFSLDHKALSSDHYYILKPNAKNPYKRMYTPN, encoded by the coding sequence ATGCACTTTAAAACGCTTAACGACACGGTGCGCGAAGCGGCCGCATCCGAAAAGATTATAACGATAGACAATTGCATGGGCCAGCGTTACATAGCGGCGGGACTTTCGGACGCGAGCGTAACGATAAGCGGCACACCCGGAAATGCGCTGGGAGCATACTTAAACGGCTCTGAAATAAAAGTAAACGGCAACGTACAGGACGCAGTAGGAGACACGATGAACGACGGACGCATAGTTGTTTACGGCTCGGCGGGAGACGCTTTGGGATACGCCATGCGCGGCGGCAGAATATATGTAAAAGGCAGCGCCGGATACCGCACGGGCATACATATGAAGGAATATAAGGAGAAAGTGCCTGTTATAGTGCTCGGCGGGTCTGCCGGCTCGTTTTTGGGCGAGTACATGGCGGGCGGCGTTATAATCGTTTTGGGGCTTGACACAAGTATTCCTATCGTGGGAAACTTTACGGGGACGGGTATGCACGGCGGAAAGATTTTTTTAAGGACCGAAGTAATGCCTAAGAACCTGCCGGAGCAGGTTTCTTTAGGCTGCGCGTCACAAGAAGATATAGCTGAAATTTCCGACATATTGAAGGAATATGCAGATATTTTTTCTCTTGATCACAAAGCGCTTTCTTCGGATCATTACTATATTTTAAAGCCTAATGCGAAAAACCCGTACAAGCGAATGTATACCCCAAATTAG
- a CDS encoding NAD(P)/FAD-dependent oxidoreductase, translating to MKYVIIGNGPAAIGAIEGIRKKDQKGAITLISKEPHHTYSRPLISYLLLGKTDEEKMKYRPDGFYKDNGVDVMLGVAAESIDPVRQTVKTDKGKVPYDRLLVAAGSHPFIPPMKGFDTVEKKYSFMTLDDAKALSEALTPETRVLIIGAGLIGLKCAEGISGLCGHIAVVDLADRILSSILDGEAAAVVEKSLVEHGMEFYLSDSVEEFKVGRARLKSGKTIEFDVLVTAVGVKANISLVKDAGGACERGIIVNDHMETTVTNVYAAGDCAQGTDCVTGQSRILALMPNAYMQGECAGRNMTGEPGAFDRAMAQNAIGFFGLHMVTAGAYEGEVYFERSEGLYKKLFYKDDRLMGYIIIGDIRRAGIYTAMIRDRTPLSGIDFELICKDPSLIPFGKKRRAEMLGGVKN from the coding sequence GTGAAATACGTAATAATAGGAAACGGCCCTGCGGCCATTGGCGCGATAGAGGGGATAAGAAAGAAGGACCAAAAGGGCGCCATAACGCTCATATCGAAGGAGCCGCATCACACGTATTCGCGGCCTCTTATATCGTATCTCCTTTTGGGCAAGACCGACGAGGAGAAGATGAAATACCGCCCCGACGGCTTTTATAAGGATAACGGCGTCGACGTCATGCTCGGCGTTGCGGCCGAAAGCATCGACCCCGTCCGCCAGACGGTAAAGACGGACAAGGGAAAGGTGCCCTACGACAGGCTTTTGGTTGCGGCGGGCTCGCACCCGTTCATACCGCCGATGAAGGGCTTTGACACCGTCGAAAAAAAGTATTCGTTCATGACGCTCGACGACGCGAAGGCCTTATCCGAAGCGCTCACGCCCGAAACGAGAGTGCTCATCATCGGCGCGGGTCTTATAGGTTTAAAGTGCGCCGAGGGCATATCGGGGCTCTGCGGACACATAGCGGTGGTGGACCTTGCCGACAGGATACTGTCAAGCATCCTTGACGGGGAAGCGGCCGCGGTCGTTGAAAAGTCGCTTGTGGAGCACGGCATGGAATTTTACCTTTCCGACAGCGTGGAGGAATTTAAGGTCGGCCGCGCGCGCTTAAAGAGCGGCAAAACCATTGAGTTCGACGTACTCGTCACGGCGGTCGGCGTAAAGGCGAATATAAGCCTTGTAAAGGACGCGGGCGGCGCGTGCGAGCGCGGCATAATCGTAAACGACCACATGGAAACGACGGTGACGAACGTCTACGCCGCGGGCGACTGCGCGCAGGGCACGGACTGTGTAACCGGCCAGAGCCGCATACTTGCGCTCATGCCCAACGCCTATATGCAGGGCGAATGCGCGGGGCGCAACATGACGGGCGAGCCCGGAGCGTTCGATCGCGCGATGGCACAGAACGCTATAGGCTTTTTCGGGCTTCATATGGTCACGGCGGGCGCGTACGAGGGCGAGGTATACTTCGAGCGCAGCGAGGGGCTTTATAAAAAGCTCTTTTACAAAGACGACAGGCTTATGGGATATATAATTATCGGAGACATACGGCGCGCGGGCATCTACACCGCGATGATACGCGACCGCACGCCGCTTTCGGGCATAGATTTCGAGCTTATATGCAAGGACCCGTCGCTTATCCCCTTTGGGAAGAAGAGACGCGCCGAAATGCTTGGAGGTGTTAAGAATTGA